The Pseudomonas fluorescens genome includes a window with the following:
- a CDS encoding DUF3015 domain-containing protein produces MKRILLGTLFTAVSINAMAQAPGGPDCGWGNMLFEGQRGTPAHFLASTTNGTSGNATFGMTSGTNGCSTNAALTYGGKSWLAMNGMMNELSEDMAKGQGEALTTYAVVLGVAPEDRAHFSAVTHEHFQQIFSKADVTAEDVHTNTLAVLKSDPRLAKYATQA; encoded by the coding sequence ATGAAACGGATTCTTCTCGGTACTCTCTTCACCGCTGTATCCATCAACGCCATGGCTCAGGCGCCGGGCGGCCCGGATTGCGGCTGGGGCAACATGCTGTTCGAAGGTCAGCGTGGCACTCCGGCACACTTCCTGGCATCCACCACCAACGGCACTTCCGGTAACGCTACCTTCGGCATGACATCCGGCACCAACGGTTGCTCGACCAACGCGGCACTGACTTACGGCGGCAAGTCCTGGCTGGCCATGAATGGCATGATGAACGAGCTGTCCGAAGACATGGCCAAGGGTCAGGGCGAAGCGCTGACCACCTATGCCGTGGTACTGGGCGTAGCGCCGGAAGATCGCGCACACTTCTCCGCCGTTACCCACGAGCACTTCCAGCAGATCTTCAGCAAGGCTGACGTGACGGCGGAAGATGTGCATACCAACACCCTGGCCGTGCTGAAAAGCGATCCTCGCCTGGCCAAGTACGCCACTCAAGCTTAA